One window of the Cryptomeria japonica chromosome 7, Sugi_1.0, whole genome shotgun sequence genome contains the following:
- the LOC131028932 gene encoding protein IQ-DOMAIN 20-like isoform X2, with protein sequence MAKESSVKDFIISSIKSPSSIHTTPAWTGSPQIAKTSALQRSTSEIDLGWSREEHAAIKIQAAYRGYLAVFRGYLVRRQVHLALHRMETLMSLQARLRSKQLFINNNQ encoded by the exons ATGGCGAAGGAGAGCAGTGTGAAAGATTTCATAATAAGCAGTATCAAATCCCCTTCTTCCATCCATACAACACCAGCTTGGACTGGGTCACCACAAATAGCTAAAACAAGTGCACTGCAGAGAAGTACGAGCGAGATAGATTTGGGATGGTCAAGGGAAGAGCACGCAGCTATCAAAATCCAAGCAGCTTATCGAGGCTATCTG GCTGTGTTTCGTGGGTATTTGGTGAGAAGGCAGGTGCATTTAGCTTTGCATCGAATGGAGACCCTCATGAGTTTACAGGCGCGCCTCCGTTCAAAACAGTTATTCATAAACAATAATCAGTAA
- the LOC131028932 gene encoding protein IQ-DOMAIN 20-like isoform X1 — MAKESSVKDFIISSIKSPSSIHTTPAWTGSPQIAKTSALQRSTSEIDLGWSREEHAAIKIQAAYRGYLAKQAFSVLKALVKLQAVFRGYLVRRQVHLALHRMETLMSLQARLRSKQLFINNNQ, encoded by the exons ATGGCGAAGGAGAGCAGTGTGAAAGATTTCATAATAAGCAGTATCAAATCCCCTTCTTCCATCCATACAACACCAGCTTGGACTGGGTCACCACAAATAGCTAAAACAAGTGCACTGCAGAGAAGTACGAGCGAGATAGATTTGGGATGGTCAAGGGAAGAGCACGCAGCTATCAAAATCCAAGCAGCTTATCGAGGCTATCTG GCAAAGCAAGCATTCAGTGTGCTGAAAGCGTTGGTGAAATTACAGGCTGTGTTTCGTGGGTATTTGGTGAGAAGGCAGGTGCATTTAGCTTTGCATCGAATGGAGACCCTCATGAGTTTACAGGCGCGCCTCCGTTCAAAACAGTTATTCATAAACAATAATCAGTAA